From Streptomyces griseorubiginosus, one genomic window encodes:
- a CDS encoding RNA polymerase sigma factor SigF → MSADQGSSKVLTLTKSEAAPALIDVPAVEAAPTPALPAASGAIDTRTLSRSLFLRLAALDENSPERAYVRDTLIELNLPLVRYAAARFRSRNEPMEDIVQVGTIGLIKAIDRFDCERGVEFPTFAMPTVVGEIKRFFRDTSWSVRVPRRLQELRLALTKASDELSQKLDRSPTVAELASVLGVSEEDVVDGLAVGNAYTASSLDSPAPEDDGGEGSLADRLGYEDTALEGVEYRESLKPLLAKLPPRERQIIMLRFFANMTQSQIGEEVGISQMHVSRLLTRTLAQLREGLISD, encoded by the coding sequence ATGTCCGCAGACCAGGGCAGCTCGAAGGTGCTCACGCTCACGAAGAGCGAGGCTGCGCCCGCGCTCATCGACGTCCCGGCTGTCGAGGCCGCCCCGACCCCGGCCCTGCCGGCCGCGTCCGGAGCCATCGACACCCGCACCCTGTCCCGCTCCCTCTTCCTGCGGCTCGCCGCACTCGACGAGAACAGCCCCGAGCGCGCGTACGTCCGGGACACCCTCATCGAGCTCAACCTCCCGCTGGTGCGCTACGCGGCCGCCCGCTTCCGCTCGCGCAACGAGCCGATGGAGGACATCGTCCAGGTCGGCACCATCGGCCTGATCAAGGCGATCGACCGCTTCGACTGCGAACGGGGCGTGGAGTTCCCGACGTTCGCGATGCCGACGGTCGTGGGCGAGATCAAGCGGTTCTTCCGCGACACCTCGTGGTCGGTCCGCGTCCCGCGCCGCCTCCAGGAGCTCCGCCTGGCCCTCACCAAGGCCAGCGACGAGCTCTCCCAGAAGCTGGACCGCTCCCCGACGGTCGCCGAACTCGCCTCGGTGCTCGGCGTGTCCGAGGAGGACGTCGTCGACGGCCTCGCGGTGGGCAACGCCTACACCGCCTCCTCGCTGGACTCCCCGGCCCCGGAGGACGACGGCGGCGAGGGCTCCCTCGCGGACCGCCTCGGCTACGAGGACACCGCCCTGGAGGGCGTGGAGTACCGCGAGTCCCTCAAGCCCCTGCTGGCGAAGCTGCCGCCCCGCGAGCGGCAGATCATCATGCTCCGCTTCTTCGCCAACATGACCCAGTCGCAGATCGGCGAGGAGGTCGGCATCTCCCAGATGCACGTCTCCCGCCTGCTCACCCGCACGCTGGCCCAGCTGCGCGAGGGCCTCATCTCCGACTGA
- a CDS encoding RNA polymerase sigma factor SigF, with amino-acid sequence MTDELTNEEVALTVSASTAPPQEAAPPQEAAPRSRGADTRALTQVLFGQLKGLQPGTPEHSRVRAALIEANLPLVRYAAARFRSRNEPMEDVIQVGTIGLINAIDRFDPDRGVQFPTFAMPTVVGEIKRYFRDNVRTVHVPRRLHELWVQVNGATEDLTTAFGRTPTTAEIAERLRIGEDEVLSCIEAGRSYHATSLEAAQEGDGMPGLLDRLGYEDPALDGVEHRDLVRHLLVQLPEREQRILLLRYYSNLTQSQISAELGVSQMHVSRLLARSFQRLRSANRIDA; translated from the coding sequence TTGACGGATGAGTTGACCAACGAAGAGGTGGCGTTGACCGTGTCGGCCAGTACCGCGCCTCCCCAGGAGGCGGCCCCTCCCCAGGAGGCGGCCCCCCGCAGCCGCGGCGCCGACACCCGGGCGCTCACCCAGGTGCTCTTCGGCCAGTTGAAGGGGCTCCAGCCGGGCACGCCGGAGCACAGCCGGGTGCGGGCGGCGCTCATCGAGGCCAACCTCCCGCTCGTGCGCTACGCGGCCGCCCGGTTCCGCTCCCGCAACGAACCGATGGAGGACGTGATCCAGGTCGGCACCATCGGGCTCATCAACGCCATCGACCGCTTCGACCCGGACCGGGGCGTGCAGTTCCCCACCTTCGCGATGCCGACCGTCGTCGGCGAGATCAAGCGGTACTTCCGCGACAACGTCCGCACGGTCCACGTCCCGCGCCGGCTGCACGAGCTGTGGGTGCAGGTCAACGGCGCCACCGAGGACCTGACGACCGCCTTCGGACGCACCCCCACGACCGCCGAGATCGCCGAGCGGCTGCGCATCGGCGAGGACGAGGTGCTGTCCTGCATCGAGGCCGGACGGTCGTACCACGCCACCTCGCTGGAGGCGGCCCAGGAGGGCGACGGGATGCCCGGGCTCCTGGACCGGCTCGGCTACGAGGACCCGGCCCTGGACGGCGTGGAGCACCGCGATCTGGTCCGGCATCTGCTGGTGCAACTGCCCGAGCGCGAACAGAGAATCCTTCTCCTGCGCTACTACAGCAACCTCACCCAGTCGCAAATCAGCGCGGAACTCGGCGTCTCACAGATGCACGTTTCGAGGCTACTCGCGCGTAGCTTCCAGCGGCTGCGCTCCGCCAATCGGATCGACGCGTAG
- a CDS encoding Dabb family protein, translating to MIRHLVLFKLNEGVERDDPRVVAGVEAFRALDGKIPEIRFWELGWNISDRPIAYDFAINSGFEDVAALRTYAEHPEHQAGVALWKEFATWVVADYAY from the coding sequence ATGATCCGCCATCTCGTCCTGTTCAAGCTCAACGAGGGTGTCGAGCGCGACGATCCGCGGGTCGTCGCGGGCGTCGAGGCCTTCCGCGCCCTGGACGGCAAGATCCCCGAGATCCGCTTCTGGGAGCTGGGCTGGAACATCAGCGACCGCCCCATCGCCTACGACTTCGCGATCAACTCCGGCTTCGAGGACGTGGCGGCGCTGCGGACCTACGCCGAGCACCCGGAGCACCAGGCGGGCGTGGCGCTGTGGAAGGAGTTCGCGACCTGGGTGGTCGCGGACTACGCGTACTGA
- the tadA gene encoding tRNA adenosine(34) deaminase TadA, whose protein sequence is MRLALDEAGRAGADVPVGAVVLSPDGTTVLAAGHNEREAGGDPTAHAEILAIRRAAAELGEWRLTGCTLVVTLEPCTMCAGAIVQSRVERVVYGARDEKAGAAGSLWDVVRDRRLNHRPEVVGGVLADACARLLTEFFRDR, encoded by the coding sequence ATGCGGCTCGCCCTCGACGAGGCCGGCAGGGCGGGCGCGGACGTCCCGGTGGGCGCCGTCGTCCTGTCCCCGGACGGTACGACCGTGCTCGCGGCCGGCCACAACGAACGCGAGGCCGGCGGCGATCCGACCGCGCACGCCGAGATCCTCGCGATCAGGAGGGCGGCGGCGGAGCTCGGCGAGTGGCGGCTGACCGGCTGCACGCTCGTCGTCACGCTGGAGCCCTGCACGATGTGCGCGGGCGCGATCGTGCAGTCCCGGGTGGAGCGGGTCGTCTACGGCGCCCGGGACGAGAAGGCGGGCGCGGCCGGCTCCCTCTGGGACGTCGTCCGCGACCGGCGCCTCAACCACCGCCCCGAGGTCGTCGGGGGAGTCCTCGCCGACGCATGCGCCCGGCTCCTCACGGAGTTCTTCCGGGACCGCTGA
- the upp gene encoding uracil phosphoribosyltransferase has translation MRLHVVDHPLVAHKLTTLRDQRTDSATFRRLADELVTLLAYEATRDVRTEAVDIRTPVAATTGVKLSYPRPLVVPILRAGLGMLDGMVRLLPTAEVGFLGMIRDEETLQATTYAARMPEDLSGRQVYVLDPMLATGGTLIAAIRELIKRGADDVTAVVLLAAPEGVEIMERELAGTPVTVVTAAVDDHLNEHGYIVPGLGDAGDRLYGAAE, from the coding sequence ATGCGTCTCCACGTCGTCGACCACCCCCTGGTCGCCCACAAGCTCACCACGCTGCGCGACCAGCGCACCGACTCCGCGACCTTCCGCCGTCTCGCCGACGAGCTGGTCACCCTGCTCGCCTACGAGGCCACGCGTGACGTGCGCACCGAGGCGGTCGACATCAGGACGCCGGTCGCCGCGACGACCGGGGTGAAGCTGTCGTACCCGCGGCCGCTGGTGGTGCCGATCCTGCGGGCCGGGCTCGGCATGCTGGACGGCATGGTCCGGCTGCTCCCGACCGCGGAGGTCGGCTTCCTCGGCATGATCCGCGACGAGGAGACCCTCCAGGCCACCACGTACGCGGCGCGCATGCCGGAGGACCTCTCGGGCCGTCAGGTCTACGTCCTCGACCCGATGCTCGCCACCGGCGGCACCCTGATCGCGGCGATCCGCGAGCTGATCAAGCGCGGCGCGGACGACGTGACCGCGGTGGTGCTGCTGGCGGCGCCGGAAGGCGTGGAGATCATGGAACGCGAGCTGGCGGGCACGCCGGTCACGGTCGTCACGGCAGCCGTCGACGACCACCTGAACGAACACGGCTACATCGTGCCGGGCCTGGGAGACGCGGGAGACCGCCTGTACGGCGCGGCCGAGTAG
- a CDS encoding LytR C-terminal domain-containing protein — protein sequence MSMLTPPGMGGKYRITGDKYPRMRRPRRRGRLVFGVVASVAALSLVGWGTLQLIDVFTGGGDQASAAGPKADCAAKTKASASPSAAAYPKPGQITVNVFNATKRGGLAKKTADELKKRGFRIGDVGNATAAYDKKVKGTGILLGPASALKTSLPVLGTQLAAAETRTDARKGAEVDLIIGSAFKSLNPRAAADKALTALAHPQPAATASKKSC from the coding sequence ATGAGCATGCTGACGCCCCCCGGCATGGGCGGTAAGTACCGGATCACGGGCGACAAGTACCCCCGGATGCGTCGGCCCCGGCGGCGCGGCAGGCTCGTGTTCGGCGTGGTCGCCTCCGTCGCCGCGCTGAGCCTGGTCGGCTGGGGCACGCTCCAGCTGATCGACGTGTTCACGGGTGGCGGGGACCAGGCGTCGGCGGCGGGCCCGAAGGCCGACTGCGCGGCCAAAACCAAGGCGAGCGCGTCCCCCTCTGCCGCCGCCTACCCGAAGCCGGGCCAGATCACCGTCAACGTCTTCAACGCCACGAAGCGGGGCGGCCTCGCCAAGAAGACCGCGGACGAGCTGAAGAAGCGGGGCTTCAGGATCGGGGACGTGGGCAACGCGACGGCTGCCTACGACAAGAAGGTCAAGGGCACGGGGATACTGCTCGGTCCTGCCTCCGCGCTGAAGACGTCCCTGCCGGTGCTGGGCACGCAGCTCGCCGCCGCCGAGACCCGTACGGACGCGCGCAAGGGGGCGGAGGTCGACCTGATCATCGGGTCGGCGTTCAAGAGCCTCAACCCCAGGGCCGCCGCCGACAAGGCGCTGACGGCGCTGGCCCATCCGCAGCCGGCCGCCACTGCCTCGAAGAAGAGCTGCTGA
- a CDS encoding type II toxin-antitoxin system VapB family antitoxin, with translation MIFKRIGNGRPYPDHGRESTRQWADVAPRPVRLDQLVTTKGQLDLETLLAEDSTFYGDLFAHVVKWQGDLYLEDGLHRAVRAALQQRQVLHARVLELD, from the coding sequence GTGATCTTCAAGCGCATCGGAAACGGCCGGCCGTACCCCGACCACGGCCGGGAAAGCACCCGGCAGTGGGCGGACGTCGCACCGCGCCCGGTCCGCCTCGATCAGCTCGTGACGACCAAGGGCCAACTCGACCTGGAGACCCTGCTCGCCGAGGACTCGACGTTCTACGGCGACCTGTTCGCGCATGTCGTGAAGTGGCAGGGCGACCTGTACCTGGAGGACGGCCTCCACCGCGCGGTGCGGGCGGCGCTCCAGCAGCGACAGGTGCTGCACGCGCGGGTGCTCGAGCTGGACTGA
- a CDS encoding helicase HerA-like domain-containing protein gives MSERRTTPGGVTGVPAGAADRSMPEAKPASGALPQPALEIASGYAFTGPALDLGALLWDGVCLPDAQVRIPLPMLNRHGLVAGATGTGKTKTLQLIAEQLSAQGVPVFLADIKGDVSGISAPGARNERVQARAADVHQEWVATGFPAEFYALGGIGHGIPVRATVTSFGPVLLSKVLQLNQTQEQSLGLIFHYADQKGLELLDLKDLRAVVAFLTSDEGKAELKNIGGLSTATAGVILRSLTAFEAQGMADFFGEPEFDTAELLRTASDGRGLVSVLELAAVQDRPQLFSTFLMWLLADLFHDLPEVGDAEKPKLVFFFDEAHLLFNGASKAFLDSLTQTVRLIRSKGVGVFFVTQTPKDVPADVLGQLGNRIQHALRAFTPDDQKALRATVKTFPDSTYDLEELLTGLGTGEAVVTVLSEKGAPTPVAATRLRAPESLMGPVEAAALDTAVKASALYGRYAQAVDRESAYEKLSARGAKGPDEMADEVKAPARKPKDDPSVVEQVVGSGVFKSLARSLGTQLGREITRSIFGTARRRR, from the coding sequence ATGAGCGAGCGAAGGACCACACCCGGGGGCGTCACGGGGGTTCCCGCCGGAGCAGCCGACCGGTCCATGCCGGAGGCAAAACCCGCCTCCGGCGCCCTCCCGCAGCCGGCCCTGGAGATCGCGTCGGGCTACGCCTTCACCGGCCCCGCCCTCGATCTGGGCGCGCTCCTGTGGGACGGCGTCTGTCTGCCGGACGCGCAGGTCAGGATCCCCCTGCCGATGCTCAACCGGCACGGGCTGGTGGCCGGCGCCACCGGCACCGGCAAGACCAAGACGCTCCAGCTCATCGCCGAGCAGCTCTCCGCGCAGGGCGTGCCGGTCTTCCTGGCGGACATCAAGGGGGACGTGTCGGGGATCTCGGCGCCCGGTGCGCGGAACGAGAGGGTGCAGGCCAGGGCCGCGGACGTACACCAGGAGTGGGTGGCCACCGGGTTCCCCGCCGAGTTCTACGCCCTGGGCGGCATCGGGCACGGCATCCCCGTGCGGGCCACCGTCACCAGCTTCGGGCCGGTGCTGCTGTCCAAGGTGCTCCAGCTCAACCAGACCCAGGAGCAGTCCCTCGGCCTGATCTTCCACTACGCCGACCAGAAGGGGCTCGAACTCCTCGACCTGAAGGACCTCAGGGCCGTCGTCGCCTTCCTCACCTCCGACGAGGGCAAGGCCGAGCTGAAGAACATCGGGGGCCTGTCCACGGCCACGGCCGGGGTGATCCTGCGCTCCCTGACCGCGTTCGAGGCGCAGGGCATGGCCGACTTCTTCGGGGAGCCCGAGTTCGACACCGCCGAGCTGCTGCGGACGGCGAGCGACGGGCGGGGGCTGGTGTCCGTCCTGGAGCTGGCCGCCGTACAGGACCGGCCGCAGCTGTTCTCGACCTTCCTGATGTGGCTGCTCGCCGATCTCTTCCACGACCTGCCGGAGGTCGGGGACGCCGAGAAGCCCAAGCTCGTCTTCTTCTTCGACGAGGCGCATCTGCTCTTCAACGGGGCCTCGAAGGCGTTCCTCGACTCCCTCACGCAGACCGTCCGGCTGATTCGCTCGAAAGGGGTCGGCGTCTTCTTCGTCACGCAGACCCCGAAGGACGTACCGGCCGACGTCCTCGGCCAGCTCGGCAACCGGATCCAGCACGCGCTCCGCGCCTTCACCCCCGACGACCAGAAGGCGCTCCGGGCGACCGTGAAGACCTTCCCCGACTCGACCTACGACCTGGAGGAACTCCTCACCGGGCTGGGGACGGGCGAGGCCGTCGTCACGGTGCTGAGCGAGAAGGGCGCCCCCACGCCCGTCGCGGCGACCCGGCTGCGCGCCCCCGAGTCCCTGATGGGGCCCGTCGAGGCGGCAGCCCTGGACACGGCGGTCAAGGCCTCGGCCCTGTACGGCCGTTACGCACAGGCTGTGGACAGGGAGTCGGCGTACGAGAAGCTGAGTGCGCGGGGCGCCAAGGGCCCGGACGAGATGGCGGACGAGGTGAAGGCACCGGCCAGGAAGCCGAAGGACGACCCCTCCGTCGTCGAACAGGTCGTCGGCAGCGGGGTGTTCAAGTCCCTCGCGCGGTCGCTGGGCACGCAGCTCGGGCGCGAGATCACCCGCTCGATCTTCGGTACGGCCCGGAGGAGGCGGTAG
- a CDS encoding HhH-GPD-type base excision DNA repair protein, protein MDVTLHLAQDPEADELLGRSPLAALVGMLLDQQVPMEWAFKGPRTIADRLGANDLDAHEIAAQDPEAFAALLSEKPAVHRYPGSMAKRIQQLCQYLVEHYDGEAELVWKGVEDGRELLRRLQELPGFGKQKAQIFLALLGKQLGVQPQGWREAAGAYGEPKSFRSVADITGPESLTKVRAHKQEMKAAAKAAKATKKA, encoded by the coding sequence ATGGACGTCACCCTTCACCTCGCCCAGGACCCCGAGGCCGACGAACTCCTCGGCCGGTCCCCGCTCGCCGCGCTGGTCGGGATGCTGCTGGACCAGCAGGTTCCGATGGAGTGGGCGTTCAAGGGGCCCCGCACCATCGCGGACCGGCTCGGCGCGAACGACCTCGACGCGCACGAGATCGCCGCGCAGGACCCGGAGGCCTTCGCCGCGCTGCTCTCCGAGAAGCCGGCCGTGCACCGCTACCCGGGCTCGATGGCCAAGCGGATCCAGCAGCTGTGCCAGTACCTCGTCGAGCACTACGACGGTGAGGCCGAGCTGGTCTGGAAGGGCGTCGAGGACGGCCGGGAGCTGCTGCGCCGCCTCCAGGAGCTGCCGGGGTTCGGGAAGCAGAAGGCGCAGATCTTCCTGGCGCTGCTGGGCAAGCAGCTCGGCGTCCAGCCGCAGGGGTGGCGGGAGGCGGCCGGCGCGTACGGCGAGCCGAAGTCCTTCCGCTCCGTCGCCGACATCACGGGCCCCGAGTCCCTGACGAAGGTCCGCGCCCACAAGCAGGAGATGAAGGCGGCGGCGAAGGCAGCGAAGGCGACCAAGAAGGCCTAG
- a CDS encoding FG-GAP-like repeat-containing protein, which yields MRRAVIAAAVLTASVAVTLTPVTSSAAAPYKGANTAAVQDDFNGDGYRDLAVGAPNAANGSVEEAGAVVVLYGSKSSVSPTRRTVITQATTGIPGDPEAWDEFGRTVASADLDRDGYADLIVGIPEETVGAAELRGTVTVVWGGPDGLKGGTTVAPPTGYGEGRTYCRFGMSLATADMNGDGAPELAVGSRCDAASYTGPLTRTGRARGAVRMDFFGETRGVVMGDVNGDGLAEQFWLPGPSDDDLRGSVFSYPGATGPNAMPSAVRPIELPYADGHAGQIGDVNGDGYGDLVTAIAEDDYNTGEAAAHKGGEIQVLYGSAQGISAAQKPRVFHQDTAGVPGGAEWGDRFGQSLSVGDVNKDGYADVLVGSPDEAVGTRMRAGTAVLLRGSATGLTTAKAAGYTQDTTDVPGAVETGDAFGQAVHLADLNGDGRAETVVAAPTENNDGCLWIARGSASGPVLKGSVNLCGKSAGITVRGVKGYFGAALTSPHVER from the coding sequence TTGCGCAGAGCCGTCATCGCGGCCGCCGTGCTCACCGCGTCCGTCGCCGTCACGCTCACGCCCGTGACGTCGTCCGCGGCCGCCCCGTACAAGGGGGCCAACACCGCCGCCGTCCAGGACGACTTCAACGGTGACGGCTACCGGGACCTCGCGGTCGGTGCCCCGAACGCGGCCAACGGCAGCGTGGAGGAGGCCGGCGCGGTCGTCGTGCTGTACGGCTCGAAGTCCTCGGTGAGCCCCACCCGCCGGACCGTCATCACCCAGGCCACGACCGGGATCCCGGGCGACCCGGAGGCGTGGGACGAGTTCGGCAGGACCGTGGCCAGTGCCGACCTGGACCGGGACGGGTACGCGGACCTGATCGTCGGCATCCCGGAGGAGACCGTCGGCGCCGCGGAACTGCGCGGCACCGTCACGGTGGTGTGGGGCGGCCCGGACGGGCTCAAGGGGGGCACCACCGTCGCCCCGCCGACGGGGTACGGAGAGGGCAGGACCTACTGCCGCTTCGGCATGTCCCTGGCCACCGCCGACATGAACGGCGACGGCGCCCCCGAACTGGCGGTGGGCTCCCGCTGCGACGCCGCCTCCTACACCGGACCCCTCACCCGCACCGGCAGGGCCCGCGGCGCCGTCCGCATGGACTTCTTCGGCGAGACCCGCGGCGTGGTGATGGGCGACGTCAACGGCGACGGACTGGCCGAGCAGTTCTGGCTGCCCGGCCCCTCGGACGACGACCTGCGCGGCTCGGTCTTCTCCTATCCCGGCGCCACCGGCCCCAACGCCATGCCGTCGGCCGTCCGGCCGATCGAACTCCCCTACGCCGACGGCCACGCCGGACAGATCGGTGACGTCAACGGCGACGGCTACGGCGACCTCGTCACGGCAATCGCCGAGGACGACTACAACACCGGCGAGGCCGCCGCGCACAAGGGCGGCGAGATCCAGGTCCTCTACGGCAGCGCGCAGGGCATCTCGGCCGCCCAGAAGCCCAGGGTCTTCCACCAGGACACCGCGGGCGTGCCGGGTGGCGCGGAGTGGGGCGACCGGTTCGGCCAGTCGCTGAGCGTCGGCGACGTGAACAAGGACGGGTACGCCGACGTCCTGGTCGGCTCCCCCGACGAGGCCGTGGGCACCCGCATGAGGGCCGGCACCGCCGTCCTGCTGCGCGGCTCCGCCACCGGCCTGACCACCGCCAAGGCCGCCGGGTACACCCAGGACACGACCGACGTGCCCGGCGCGGTGGAGACCGGTGACGCGTTCGGCCAGGCCGTCCACCTCGCCGACCTCAACGGCGACGGCAGGGCCGAGACGGTCGTGGCCGCGCCCACCGAGAACAACGACGGCTGCCTGTGGATCGCCCGCGGTTCGGCCTCCGGGCCGGTCCTCAAGGGCTCGGTGAACCTGTGCGGCAAGAGCGCCGGCATCACCGTCCGGGGCGTCAAGGGCTACTTCGGCGCGGCTCTCACCAGCCCTCACGTGGAGCGATGA
- a CDS encoding siderophore-interacting protein: MGQGHGWEGAVLRLLRAKDFEFTVTGAEDVTDAYRRVHLTDGGMLAATGVHPTMWVRLWFSAAGKPHQRAYTLVDPDPGAGTFSLEFALHDGVASDWARTAEPGDTVEATVHGTGFDRPDPEPSHVFAFGDPASLPALNSLLGALDSSPATVWFEGGDDGLPFRTDPARHEVRRVPRLDSGAHLVAQAKADLPALLGTHPDAYVWIACDTATTRALSSYVRKELGVPKERVNALGYWRP, translated from the coding sequence ATGGGCCAGGGGCACGGCTGGGAGGGCGCGGTCCTGCGGCTGCTGCGCGCGAAGGACTTCGAGTTCACCGTGACCGGCGCGGAGGACGTCACCGACGCGTACCGCCGGGTGCATCTCACCGACGGCGGGATGCTCGCCGCCACCGGCGTGCACCCCACGATGTGGGTACGGCTGTGGTTCTCCGCCGCGGGCAAGCCGCACCAGCGGGCCTACACCCTGGTCGACCCGGACCCCGGGGCCGGCACCTTCAGCCTGGAGTTCGCCCTGCACGACGGGGTCGCCAGCGACTGGGCCCGCACGGCCGAGCCCGGCGACACCGTCGAGGCCACGGTCCACGGCACCGGCTTCGACCGCCCCGATCCCGAGCCCTCCCACGTCTTCGCCTTCGGCGACCCGGCCTCCCTGCCCGCCCTCAACTCCCTCCTCGGCGCGCTGGACTCCTCCCCCGCGACGGTCTGGTTCGAGGGCGGCGACGACGGCCTCCCCTTCCGCACCGATCCCGCCCGCCACGAGGTCCGCCGGGTCCCGCGCCTCGATTCCGGCGCGCACCTGGTCGCCCAGGCGAAGGCGGACCTGCCCGCTCTGCTGGGGACCCATCCGGACGCCTACGTCTGGATCGCCTGCGACACGGCGACGACCCGCGCCCTGTCGTCGTACGTCCGCAAGGAACTGGGCGTGCCGAAGGAGCGGGTGAACGCGCTGGGGTACTGGAGGCCCTGA
- a CDS encoding penicillin acylase family protein, with product MSIEIYRDAWGIPHLRADSARELARAQGRVTARDRAWQLEVERHRAQGTSAAFLGAGALSWDTLARRARLDDTARRCFAALERRDPETADWVRAYVEGVNEELPATEAPEFTRTGLAPGRWEPWTPLGVWLSTHILFAGFPAKLWRDEALRHLGPDAVGLFATDGPGTAGSNGWLVAGARTATGHAVLAGDPHRFIEDPGVYQQIRLSCPEFDVLGLAVPGVPGIAHFGHAGPVAWSITNAMADYQDLYRERLRRTGAGIEALAPDGTWRRASRHTETVEVAGEEPVEIEVIETDRGPVIAGGPEGLDGGVPAEEAALLHPPVALSLRHPPRVTEDLGFSALLPLLRARRTADVDRAFDRWVEPVNVVQAADTEGGLLHRVAGRVPVRAEANRLRPVPAWEPGHEWRGWHETPRAALTDGVAVMANQRGPAAPLGVEFAPPHRAHRITALLAEKDRWTAADMPAIHTDTHLASAQPLLDRLRNLDGVSLEAATLRETVLRWDRRMTADSHEAALYAAVRSAVVRRLAAHPAFAALTTAPAYPDVLLPWLGLLPRIAFALEHLLRTEELYGVDRDEIVRGALEEVAAEPPRGTWGDTHRLAPWRALPEHDPDAPALSGDHDCVLCTSAVPGLTDLAARGPAARYVWDLARREDSLWVVPLGASGVPGSPHHRDQLPLWLRGDLVPVVTDWHHLTKED from the coding sequence GTGAGTATCGAGATCTACCGGGACGCCTGGGGGATCCCCCACCTCCGCGCGGACAGCGCGCGGGAACTCGCCCGTGCCCAGGGCCGGGTCACCGCCCGCGACCGCGCCTGGCAGCTGGAGGTCGAACGGCACCGCGCCCAGGGCACCTCGGCCGCCTTCCTCGGCGCCGGGGCGCTGTCCTGGGACACCCTCGCGAGACGGGCGCGCCTCGACGACACCGCGAGACGCTGCTTCGCGGCCCTGGAGAGACGGGACCCGGAGACGGCCGACTGGGTGCGGGCGTACGTCGAAGGGGTCAACGAGGAGCTGCCGGCCACCGAGGCCCCGGAGTTCACCCGCACCGGCCTCGCCCCCGGGCGCTGGGAGCCCTGGACCCCGCTCGGCGTCTGGCTCTCCACGCACATCCTCTTCGCGGGCTTCCCGGCCAAGCTCTGGCGGGACGAGGCGCTACGGCACCTGGGCCCGGACGCTGTCGGCCTCTTCGCCACCGACGGCCCCGGCACCGCGGGCAGCAACGGCTGGCTGGTCGCGGGCGCCCGCACCGCCACCGGGCACGCCGTGCTCGCGGGCGACCCGCACCGCTTCATCGAGGACCCCGGCGTCTACCAGCAGATCCGCCTGTCCTGCCCCGAGTTCGACGTCCTCGGCCTCGCCGTGCCCGGGGTCCCCGGCATCGCCCACTTCGGCCACGCCGGCCCGGTCGCCTGGTCCATCACCAACGCGATGGCCGACTACCAGGACCTCTACCGCGAACGCCTGCGCCGCACGGGTGCGGGCATCGAGGCCCTCGCCCCGGACGGCACCTGGCGGCGCGCCTCCCGGCACACGGAGACCGTCGAGGTGGCGGGCGAGGAACCGGTCGAGATCGAGGTGATCGAGACCGACCGGGGCCCGGTGATCGCGGGCGGCCCGGAGGGACTGGACGGGGGAGTGCCGGCAGAGGAGGCAGCACTTCTCCACCCGCCGGTGGCCCTTTCCCTCCGTCACCCGCCCCGCGTCACCGAGGACCTCGGCTTCAGCGCCCTCCTCCCCCTGCTCCGCGCCCGCCGCACCGCCGACGTGGACCGGGCCTTCGACCGGTGGGTCGAGCCGGTGAACGTGGTGCAGGCCGCCGACACCGAGGGCGGGCTGCTGCACCGGGTCGCGGGGCGGGTCCCGGTGCGCGCGGAGGCCAACCGCCTGCGGCCCGTCCCCGCCTGGGAGCCCGGCCACGAGTGGCGGGGCTGGCACGAGACGCCCCGGGCCGCTCTCACCGACGGGGTCGCCGTGATGGCCAACCAGCGCGGCCCCGCCGCCCCCCTCGGCGTCGAGTTCGCCCCGCCCCACCGCGCGCACCGCATCACCGCCCTGCTGGCGGAGAAGGACCGCTGGACCGCGGCCGACATGCCGGCGATCCACACGGACACCCACCTCGCCTCGGCCCAGCCCCTGCTGGACCGCCTCCGGAACCTGGACGGAGTGAGCCTCGAGGCAGCGACCTTGAGGGAAACGGTTCTCCGCTGGGACCGCCGTATGACCGCGGACAGCCACGAGGCCGCGCTCTACGCCGCCGTCCGCAGCGCGGTCGTACGACGACTGGCGGCCCACCCCGCCTTCGCGGCGCTCACCACCGCGCCCGCCTACCCCGACGTCCTCCTCCCCTGGCTCGGCCTCCTCCCCAGGATCGCCTTCGCCCTCGAACACCTGCTGCGCACCGAGGAGTTGTACGGCGTCGACCGGGACGAGATCGTGCGCGGCGCCCTGGAGGAGGTGGCCGCCGAGCCGCCGCGCGGCACCTGGGGCGACACCCACCGCCTCGCCCCCTGGCGGGCACTTCCCGAGCACGACCCGGACGCCCCCGCCCTCTCCGGCGACCACGACTGCGTCCTGTGCACCTCGGCGGTCCCCGGACTCACCGACCTCGCCGCCCGCGGCCCGGCCGCCCGGTACGTCTGGGACCTGGCCCGCCGCGAGGACAGCCTCTGGGTGGTCCCGCTGGGCGCGTCCGGCGTCCCCGGATCCCCCCATCACCGCGACCAACTCCCCTTGTGGCTCAGGGGAGATCTCGTCCCGGTCGTCACCGACTGGCACCACCTGACCAAGGAAGACTGA